TGTCAACGCCCCGATGTCCCTGCACGCAGGCCGTGTCCGGGACCGCGGCGCGGCGGTTGACACGTTTCAGGCCGTAGGGTGACCATCGCCGCACGGCGCCCCTCCGGGCGCCTCCCCCGGCCAGCGCGAGGAGGCGCCGTGACCGCGAGCATCCGCGACGTCGCCGAGCACGCCGGCGTCTCGGTGGGCACGGTCAGCAACGTCCTCAACCGGCCCGACGTGGTCAGCGCGCCGACCCGGGCCCGGGTCCTCGGCGCCATCGCCGCGCTCGGGTTCGTCCGCAACGAGTCCGCCCGCCACCTGCGCGCCGGGCACAGCCGCACCGTCGGCCTGGTCGTGCTCGACATCGCCAACCCGTTCTTCACCGACGTCGCCCGCGGGGTCGAGGACGTCGTCAACGGCGCTGGCCTGGCGCTGATCCTCTGCAACTCCGACGACCGCCCGGAGAAGGAGTCCGCCCACCTCGACGTGCTCGCCGAGCAGCGGGTGCAGGGCGTCCTCATCACCCCCACCGCGGAGCTCACCCCGCACCTGCAGACGCTGCGCCGCCGCGGCGTCCCGGTGGTGCTGGTCGACCGGCGCGCGCCCGGGCGCGACCAGTGCTCCGTCGCCGTCGACGACGTCCTCGGTGGGCGACTGGCGGCCGAGCACCTGCTCGAGCGCGGGCACCGGCGGATCGCCTTCATCGGCGGCGCGTCGGGGCTGCCGCAGGTGCAGGAGCGGCACGCCGGCGTCGAGGCCGCGGTGCGGGAGGCCACCGGGGGCGACGACGCGCTGCTGGTCCTCTCCCCCGAGGCGCTCACCGTCGAGGCCGGCCGGGAGGCCGCCGCCCGCATCGTCGGCATGCCCGCGTCCCGCCGGCCGACCGCCGCCGTCTGCGCCAACGACCTCATGGCCCTCGGGGTGCTGCAGGAGATGGT
This region of Geodermatophilus bullaregiensis genomic DNA includes:
- a CDS encoding LacI family DNA-binding transcriptional regulator: MTASIRDVAEHAGVSVGTVSNVLNRPDVVSAPTRARVLGAIAALGFVRNESARHLRAGHSRTVGLVVLDIANPFFTDVARGVEDVVNGAGLALILCNSDDRPEKESAHLDVLAEQRVQGVLITPTAELTPHLQTLRRRGVPVVLVDRRAPGRDQCSVAVDDVLGGRLAAEHLLERGHRRIAFIGGASGLPQVQERHAGVEAAVREATGGDDALLVLSPEALTVEAGREAAARIVGMPASRRPTAAVCANDLMALGVLQEMVRQGVRVPDEFAIVGYDDIDFAAAAAVPLTSVRKPRQELGSRAAQLLLDEARGEGHEHVQQVFEPTLVVRESSRVRRSGGR